The Opitutales bacterium ASA1 genome window below encodes:
- a CDS encoding cytochrome c3 family protein, protein MSKVFPKSANTLPLKIAVFAAVFAGTVLAGVNYYATPKYTRVGYAPVQPVPFDHSLHAGQLGIDCRYCHTHVEESDHSNVPATHTCMACHSIIKTDSPLLQPVRASYETGEPVPWVRIHKAPDYVYFSHQVHVNRGVSCYECHGQVNEMEVVFHAHSQSMGWCLDCHRAPEEKVRPLEEVFNLDWQAASPEARVELGRELVSKWNIKPPQSCSGCHR, encoded by the coding sequence ATGTCGAAGGTCTTTCCTAAATCGGCCAACACCCTGCCACTGAAGATTGCCGTCTTCGCGGCCGTTTTCGCAGGCACGGTGCTCGCGGGAGTGAATTACTACGCTACTCCGAAGTACACCCGAGTCGGCTACGCTCCGGTCCAGCCCGTGCCCTTCGACCACAGTCTGCACGCCGGGCAGCTCGGGATCGACTGTCGCTATTGCCACACGCACGTCGAGGAGTCGGATCATTCCAACGTCCCGGCAACGCATACCTGCATGGCGTGCCACAGCATCATCAAGACGGACAGTCCGCTGCTCCAGCCCGTCCGTGCAAGCTACGAAACTGGTGAACCCGTTCCGTGGGTGCGCATTCACAAAGCACCTGATTACGTTTACTTCAGCCACCAAGTTCACGTGAACCGAGGCGTCAGCTGCTACGAGTGCCACGGACAAGTGAACGAGATGGAGGTCGTCTTCCATGCGCACTCCCAAAGCATGGGCTGGTGCCTCGACTGCCATCGTGCGCCGGAGGAAAAGGTCCGCCCGTTGGAGGAGGTCTTCAACCTCGACTGGCAGGCCGCCAGTCCGGAGGCTCGCGTCGAGCTGGGCCGCGAGTTGGTCAGTAAATGGAACATCAAGCCGCCGCAAAGCTGCTCCGGTTGCCACCGATGA
- a CDS encoding ABC transporter ATP-binding protein, with protein sequence MRSLASAVVRCEGLHRYLGAGEGRVHVLRGVSFDACPGEVTAIVGPSGCGKSTLLYLLGLLDRADAGSIEIRGVEASAAGDERRTALRAEHIGFVFQFHFLLPEFSALENVMLPMRKLGVLAPEAMRARALELLGAVGLGAKTGRLPTQLSGGEQQRVAIARSLANEPALLLADEPTGNLDVANSGLVFELLLRLAKEKQQAVVLVTHNPEIASRCDRTLSMRDGLFVD encoded by the coding sequence ATGCGATCGCTGGCCTCGGCGGTGGTGCGGTGCGAGGGACTGCACCGTTACTTGGGAGCGGGCGAGGGTAGGGTGCACGTCCTGCGTGGTGTGAGTTTCGACGCGTGCCCGGGTGAAGTGACGGCGATCGTCGGCCCGTCGGGCTGCGGAAAGTCCACGTTGCTCTACTTGCTCGGGCTGCTCGACCGAGCGGATGCGGGTTCGATCGAGATCCGGGGTGTCGAGGCGTCTGCGGCTGGCGACGAACGCCGGACCGCTCTGCGGGCGGAACACATCGGCTTCGTCTTCCAGTTCCATTTTCTCCTGCCGGAGTTTTCCGCATTGGAAAACGTCATGCTGCCGATGCGCAAACTCGGTGTACTCGCTCCCGAGGCGATGCGGGCACGCGCCTTGGAGCTGCTCGGTGCGGTGGGACTCGGCGCGAAGACGGGGCGGCTGCCGACGCAGTTGTCGGGCGGCGAGCAGCAACGCGTCGCGATCGCGCGTAGTTTGGCGAACGAGCCGGCACTTCTTCTCGCGGACGAGCCGACGGGAAATCTGGACGTAGCGAACTCGGGTTTGGTCTTCGAACTCCTGTTGCGACTCGCGAAAGAAAAGCAGCAAGCGGTGGTGCTCGTGACCCACAACCCCGAGATCGCGTCGCGCTGTGATCGCACCCTCTCGATGCGCGACGGATTGTTCGTCGATTGA